From the Manihot esculenta cultivar AM560-2 chromosome 3, M.esculenta_v8, whole genome shotgun sequence genome, one window contains:
- the LOC110611079 gene encoding probable sugar phosphate/phosphate translocator At1g48230 isoform X2, whose protein sequence is MIINKPLVLTYLYLLIYILLSSGVILYNKWVLSPKYFNFPFPITLTMIHMAFSGMVSFFLVRVFKVVSPVKMTFEIYATCVIPISAFFAASLWFGNTAYLYISVAFIQMLKALMPVATFLMAVMCGTDKARCDVFLNMVLVSVGVVISSYGEIHFNVVGTVYQVTGIFAEALRLVLTQVLLQKKGLTLNPVTSLYYIAPCSFVFLFVPWFLLEKPGMEVSQIQFNFWIFFSNALSALALNFSIFLVIGRTGAVTIRVAGVLKDWILIALSTIIFPESTITGLNILGYAIALCGVVMYNYIKVKDVRASQLPETIPERITKDWKFEKKSSDIFVPNDNSDNNGGGGGVGNSSSDLNVDEEAPLISSRLSHIGRTQFSNHTA, encoded by the exons ATGATCATCAACAAGCCACTTGTGTTGACTTACTTGTACCTTTTGATCTACATTTTGCTTTCTTCGGGTGTAATCTTGTATAACAAG TGGGTTCTTTCTCCAAAATACTTCAACTTTCCATTTCCCATCACTCTTACAATGATCCATATGGCATTCTCAGGGATGGTATCCTTTTTCCTTGTTCGTGTATTCAAG GTTGTATCTCCAGTCAAAATGACTTTTGAAAT ATATGCAACATGTGTAATACCAATAAGTGCCTTCTTTGCAGCAAGTCTTTG GTTTGGTAACACTGCTTATCTGTACATCTCGGTGGCATTCATCCAGATGCTGAAAGCTTTAA TGCCAGTGGCAACATTTCTCATGGCTGTTATGTGTGGCACTGACAAAGCAAGGTGTGATGTGTTCTTAAACATGGTGCTGGTCAGTGTTGGAGTTGTCATCTCTTCATATGGGGAAATTCATTTTAATGTAGTTGGCACAGTTTACCAAGTCACAGGCATCTTTGCAGAAGCACTGAGGCTGGTATTAACTCAGGTCCTCCTTCAGAAAAAGGGCTTGACTTTAAATCCGGTCACCAGTTTATATTACATAGCTCCATGCAG TTTTGTCTTTCTGTTTGTGCCTTGGTTTTTACTGGAGAAGCCTGGGATGGAAGTTTCAcagattcagttcaatttttgGATATTCTTCTCCAATGCACTTTCTGCATTAGCCTTGAACTTCTCCATATTCCTAGTGATTGGTAGAACTGGAGCAGTCACCATAAGGGTTGCTGGCGTTTTAAAAGACTGGATACTGATAGCCCTTTCAACTATCATATTTCCCGAGTCTACAATAACAGGATTGAATATCCTTGGTTATGCAATTG CACTTTGTGGTGTTGTCATGTACAATTACATAAAGGTTAAGGATGTCCGAGCTTCTCAGCTGCCTGAAACTATTCCAGAAAGGATCACAAAG GATTGGAAGTTCGAGAAGAAGTCATCTGATATATTCGTACCTAATGACAACAGCGATAACAATGGAGGAGGTGGTGGAGTTGGTAATTCTTCTTCTGATCTAAATGTTGATGAGGAAGCCCCTCTAATTTCATCAAGGTTGTCGCATATTGGACGCACACAGTTTAGCAACCATACTGCATGA
- the LOC110611080 gene encoding novel plant SNARE 13: MASDLHMTPQLEQIHGEIKDNFRALSNGFQRLDKIKDSNRQSKQLEELTGKMRECKRLIKEFDREIKDEEIKNPPELNKQLNDEKQSMIKELNSYVALRKTFMNSLGNKRVELFDMGAGGSEPIAEENVQMASAMSNQELIDAGMKTMDETDQVIERSKKVVEQTIEVGTQTAVTLKGQTEQMGRIVNELDTIQFSIKKASQLVKEIGRQVATDKCIMLFLFLIVCGVIAIIVVKIVNPNNKDIRDIPGLAPPAPSRRLLYLRDPGRVA, translated from the exons AAATGGGTTCCAGAGGCTGGATAAAATCAAAGATTCCAACAGACAAAGTAAACAGCTTGAGGAACTTACTGGGAAGATGAGGGAGTGTAAAAG ATTGATTAAAGAATTTGATCGTGAAATTAAAGATGAGGAGATCAAAAATCCTCCTGAACTAAATAAGCAACTCAATGATGAGAAGCAATCCATG ATAAAAGAGCTGAATTCCTATGTCGCTCTGAGGAAAAC TTTTATGAATAGCCTTGGTAACAAAAGAGTTGAACTTTTTGACATGGGAGCAGGGGGCAGTGAACCTATAGCTGAAGAAAATGTTCAAATGGCATCAG CTATGTCAAATCAAGAACTCATTGATGCTGGTATGAAGACAATGGATGAAACTGATCAAGTCATTGAACGATCTAAAAAG GTTGTTGAACAAACAATTGAAGTGGGAACTCAAACTGCTGTTACCTTAAAAGGCCAA ACTGAACAAATGGGTCGAATTGTAAATGAGCTGGATACAATTCAGTTCTCAATTAAGAAGGCCTCACAGCTGGTGAAGGAAATTGGGAGGCAG GTGGCGACAGATAAATGTATAATGctatttctttttctcattGTATGTGGTGTGATAGCCATCATTGTTGTTAAG ATCGTCAACCCCAACAACAAAGATATCAGAGACATTCCTGGGTTGGCACCTCCAGCCCCTTCAAGGAGGCTGTTGTATCTAAGGGATCCAGGACGTGTTGCTTAG
- the LOC110611079 gene encoding probable sugar phosphate/phosphate translocator At1g48230 isoform X1, with amino-acid sequence MSVCACTCTLFNTCHIALDSLHHRISLGDSPYLSNFRFAAGKMIINKPLVLTYLYLLIYILLSSGVILYNKWVLSPKYFNFPFPITLTMIHMAFSGMVSFFLVRVFKVVSPVKMTFEIYATCVIPISAFFAASLWFGNTAYLYISVAFIQMLKALMPVATFLMAVMCGTDKARCDVFLNMVLVSVGVVISSYGEIHFNVVGTVYQVTGIFAEALRLVLTQVLLQKKGLTLNPVTSLYYIAPCSFVFLFVPWFLLEKPGMEVSQIQFNFWIFFSNALSALALNFSIFLVIGRTGAVTIRVAGVLKDWILIALSTIIFPESTITGLNILGYAIALCGVVMYNYIKVKDVRASQLPETIPERITKDWKFEKKSSDIFVPNDNSDNNGGGGGVGNSSSDLNVDEEAPLISSRLSHIGRTQFSNHTA; translated from the exons ATGAGCGTTTGCGCTTGCACTTGCACACTCTTCAATACTTGCC ATATTGCATTGGATTCGCTGCATCATCGCATTTCCCTTGGTGATTCACCCTATTTGTCAAATTTCAG ATTTGCGGCAGGCAAAATGATCATCAACAAGCCACTTGTGTTGACTTACTTGTACCTTTTGATCTACATTTTGCTTTCTTCGGGTGTAATCTTGTATAACAAG TGGGTTCTTTCTCCAAAATACTTCAACTTTCCATTTCCCATCACTCTTACAATGATCCATATGGCATTCTCAGGGATGGTATCCTTTTTCCTTGTTCGTGTATTCAAG GTTGTATCTCCAGTCAAAATGACTTTTGAAAT ATATGCAACATGTGTAATACCAATAAGTGCCTTCTTTGCAGCAAGTCTTTG GTTTGGTAACACTGCTTATCTGTACATCTCGGTGGCATTCATCCAGATGCTGAAAGCTTTAA TGCCAGTGGCAACATTTCTCATGGCTGTTATGTGTGGCACTGACAAAGCAAGGTGTGATGTGTTCTTAAACATGGTGCTGGTCAGTGTTGGAGTTGTCATCTCTTCATATGGGGAAATTCATTTTAATGTAGTTGGCACAGTTTACCAAGTCACAGGCATCTTTGCAGAAGCACTGAGGCTGGTATTAACTCAGGTCCTCCTTCAGAAAAAGGGCTTGACTTTAAATCCGGTCACCAGTTTATATTACATAGCTCCATGCAG TTTTGTCTTTCTGTTTGTGCCTTGGTTTTTACTGGAGAAGCCTGGGATGGAAGTTTCAcagattcagttcaatttttgGATATTCTTCTCCAATGCACTTTCTGCATTAGCCTTGAACTTCTCCATATTCCTAGTGATTGGTAGAACTGGAGCAGTCACCATAAGGGTTGCTGGCGTTTTAAAAGACTGGATACTGATAGCCCTTTCAACTATCATATTTCCCGAGTCTACAATAACAGGATTGAATATCCTTGGTTATGCAATTG CACTTTGTGGTGTTGTCATGTACAATTACATAAAGGTTAAGGATGTCCGAGCTTCTCAGCTGCCTGAAACTATTCCAGAAAGGATCACAAAG GATTGGAAGTTCGAGAAGAAGTCATCTGATATATTCGTACCTAATGACAACAGCGATAACAATGGAGGAGGTGGTGGAGTTGGTAATTCTTCTTCTGATCTAAATGTTGATGAGGAAGCCCCTCTAATTTCATCAAGGTTGTCGCATATTGGACGCACACAGTTTAGCAACCATACTGCATGA